CTGGCGGTAGACGAGTTCGTGATTGCTAATATAGATTGCCGTGACATAAACAGCTAAAAATCCGCTGGCATGGAACGTATCGGCTAATCCGAAAGACAAGAAAGCAAACGACATGAGCAGAATCGGGTAAAAACTCGACGAGGACAAATCGATGCGATTAATCAATGTCGAGGCTGCCCAGCCGATGAATAAACCAATCAGAAGTCCCATCGTCATTTCCCACACGAGTGAACCAAGTCCTGATAAGAGCGATGCTTCTTCAGGGTTTGTCACAAACTCAAGGAATAAGACGGTCAAAAAGACGGCCATCGGGTCGTTCGTTCCAGATTCGACCTCGAGTGTTGATCCGACTTTGCGTCGAATCGGCTGACCGCTTAGGACAGAAAAAATGGCAGCGGCATCGGTCGAACCAACGATTGCTCCAAGTAAGAAAGCATTTGCCCAACTGAAGCCAAGAATATAATGGGAAGCGACGGCAACGATGGATGTAGCAATAAAGACCCCGAATGTCGCAAGCGAGAGGGAGGGCGCTAATTCATGACGTACTTCCTTCCAGGCAGTTTGCAGTCCACCTTCAAATAAAATGATGATCAGAGCGACTGTTCCGAGAAGTTGCGCCAGTTCAGCGTCGTCAAAACGAATAAAGCCTGTAATGTCGCTTCCGGCAATCATTCCAAGGGCGATAAAAATCAATAGTGCCGGAATATTAAGACGACTCGATAACTTCGTCGTCCAGACGGCAGCAAACAGCAATATACCAATCAATAAAATCGTTAGTTGCAAGGGCATGGCATCAAACTCCTATTCATGAAAGAATCTCTATTTTCATGATACAACAATTCCGATGAAAAGACTCGGATAATGATTGTTCAATATTTTCCACCACACCGGACAACTTTCTCTCTCTTCATTGCAAGCGTTTTCATTTATTGTGAAGATGTAGCACGAATATGAAACGAAATCAGGGAGGGAATCCGAATGCGTAAAAGAAGATGGGCAGCATTACCTGTCGTCACGACGGCGATGGTCGTCGCTTTGGCAGCATGTGGTGGCGGTACATTGAATAGCGATGACTCGAAAGATAGTGGTTCAAAAGACGGTAAGACGCTCAACGTATTCCAATTCAAGGCTGAAATCGCAAAAGACATGGAAAAGATGGCAAAAGCATATGAGAAGGAAACAGGTACAAAGGTCGTCGTGCAAACTGTTGGTGGTGGATCGGACTATGGTGCGGCTCTGAAATCACAATTCGCTTCAGGCAATGAACCGGATGTTTTCAACAACGGTGGATTCACAGAAGCGAAAACATGGCAGGATAAACTAGAAGACCTATCGGATGAAAAATGGGTCAGTGATTTGACGGACCTCTCGAAAGAGCCGATGACGATTGATGGCAAGTTATACGGAATGCCGATGAACCTTGAAGGATATGGCTTTATTTATAATAAGGATATCTTCAAAAAAGCTGGCATTACGGAACTTCCAAAAACGTTAACAGAATTGACGGAAGCTTCAAAGAAGCTGAAAGCAGACGGAGTAACACCGTTCTCGATCGGATACGGGGAGTGGTGGATTCTCGGAAATCACCTTTTGAACATTCCTGTCGCTCAGCAGGATGATCCAGATCAGTTCATCGCGGACTTGAATTCAGGAAAAGGAAAGTTCGAAGATAACAAACAGTTTAAGGATTTCATGAACCTGTTTGATTTGACGATTGAGTATGGAAATAAAAATCCGTTAACGACGGATTACAACACACAAGTCTCTCAGTTTGCTGAAGGTAAGACAGCGATGCTTCAACAAGGAAACTGGGCGCAACAATTGATCACGGATGTAAATCCAGATATCAACATGGGCTTCATCCCAATGCCGATCAATGATGATAAAGAAAAAATGGATCGTCTCCCTGTCGGTGTTCCAAACAACTGGGTCGTCAACAAGAACTCGAAGAATAAAGCAGAAGCGAAAAAATTCCTCGAATGGATGGCGATGTCTGATACAGGAAAAGACTATATGGTCAATAAATTCAAGTTCATCCCTGCTTTCAAATCAATCGAAGCAAAGGATTTAGGACCACTTGCAGATGATATTCAAGCGTACTCAAAAGACGGAAAAACAATCTCATGGAACTGGTTCAAGTATCCGGACGGAGCAGTAAACGAGTTCGGCGCCATCATGCAGGCATACGTCGGTAAGCAAAAAACGGCTGACGAGATGCTGCAAGATTTCACGAAGACATGGGATAAAATGAAGAAATAAGAATAATGTAAAAAACATGCCTGTTCCGTCAGCTGATCGGAACAGGCATGTTTTTTGTATTACAGGAAGAACAATTGAATGAAGAAGAGAAGCGCGAAGACATAGATGAGTGGATGGACGCGCTCTTTTTGAATGGCTTTCATGATTGGATAAACGATGAAACCGAATGCGATACCCGTTGCGATGCTACCGGATAATGGCATGATCAAGATGACAAGAAAGGCCGTGAAGGCTTCACTGAAATCATCCCATGGAATCTGTTTAATGTTTTGAATCATGAAGACACCGACTAAAATCAATGCTGGCGCAGTGATTGCTGGAACACTCGAGATTGATTGAACGAACGGTCCAAAGACGGCAGATAATGCGAATAAAATTCCGACTGTCACGGACGTGAGTCCAGTTCGTCCACCCGCAGCGACACCTGCTGCAGATTCTACGTAAGCAGTCGTCGGGCTTGTTCCGAACAATGAACCAGCAACCATTGCCGTCGAATCAGATAATAGGGCGCGTTCACTGTTTTTCAACGATCCATCTTCTTCAATTAGTCCAGCTTGTTCGCCGACAGCGACCATCGTTCCTGTCGTATCAAACATCGTCACGAGAACGAAGGAGAGAACACCACTGAACAGACCGTATTGGAACACGTCTTGAATGGCGTTGAACGGATTAGTGATGATCAACCCTTCTGGTAACGTCGGTAACGCAACGAAGGAATCGGAAAACTTCAATTCACCTGTCAAGAATGCGATCAATCCAGAAAGAACCATGGCGTACAAAATAGCACCCGGTACACGTTTGATCGTCAAGATAGCTGCAACTAACAGTCCGATGAGCGTAATCAATGCTTCTGGTGACGTCAATGCGCCAATCGTAACGAGTGTATCTTCACTCGCGACGAGAATTCCTGACATCTTGAGACCGAGTGAGGCGATGAAGAGACCGATTCCTCCTGTGATCGCAAGCTTTAATGTCATCGGAATGATTTCAATTAGCTTCGTACGAATCGGTGAGAGTGATAACAATAAGAAAATGACACCGGCAACGAAGACAACCGATAGTGCTGTCTGATATGGAATTTTTTCACCAACGACAAGTGTGTAAGTGAAATACGCATTAAGTCCCATTCCGGGTGCGACTGCGATGGGTAAATTCGCATAAAGTCCCATCAGAAGCGTACCGATCAATGTCGCGATGATCGTCGCAGAAAATGCTTGGGCTTGAGGGATACCGGCATCTGCTAAAATCGTCGGGTTGACGAGCAGAATATATGCCATCGTAATGAACGTCACGAATCCAGCTTGGATTTCACGTTTTACGGTTGTTTGATGTGCGGCAAGTTTAAACATGGATAAAAGGACCACCTTCATAACAAATTGATTAAAAAACGAACATTGATGATATTATAGTAAAATTCATTCGGAATCAAGTCGAAACAGAAAAGAATTTTTTAGGCGAATCAAGAAAGAGAATATCAGGAAATGATGTAAGCGGATTCAAGGTTATGATACGATTGATTACAAGAAAAAGGATGGGGGCGCCTTTTATGAAAAGTATCCGGACGCGTTTGATTCGTCTCGTCGTCCTGGCGATCTTGATTCCGACAGCCCTCGCGACATCGATTTCCTATTTGTATGTGCGGCACCAAAACATTGAACAGGCAGAACGTTCTAGCCTGAACGTGTTGACACGGGGAAATACACAGGTGACCCATTACATAGAGGATATCCGCCGTCTATCGACGAGTCTGTATGCGAATCGTTCGTTAATGAACATTATGCGCGTCGGAGCAGATCAGGAACTAGACGAATCCGATGGAGTCGTTTCGCGGGCGATGTTAGGTCTGTTTTTATCACGTCAGGATATTGAACAGTTACATTTCGTCATCTTAAATGGTTATTCGGAGTATTCGGTCTACAATATGAAAACAACGAGTCGGGGAACGTTTGATTGGATGCAAGAGACGGATTATTTTCGATTGATGAAACAAAAAAGTGGCTGGTTGATTGACGAGGCACACACCATTGAACCATATAATGTGCACACGATGATTCTCGATGAGAAACAAGTCGTTAGTTTTCGTTATCGCATCGATCGTGTCGAGACAGATGAGCCGCTCGGTTTTCTCTCGGTGGATATACCGGTCCGTGTGTTTGAACAACAGTTGAAACTGTTTGAGAATGATCCAGAAGAATCGTTGTGGTTGATGACAGAACAGCGCGTCTTAGCACAAACCGGGGCAGAGATGGAACTACCCGTAGATCAATTTACTGGGCAGAGTGGGAGTTTACGTGTCGGAAAATCGTTCATCGTCTACTCGAAGACGATGACAAACGGTGTTCCGCTAACACTAGTCAAACGAATTCCGTATGCATCAGTCATCCAAGGGGCGAACGAAACGGCATTGATTCTTGTTTTAATTGGTCTCGTCTCACTCTTCGTCATGATCATTGCAGCAAGTCTCGTTGCTATGCAGATTACGAAACCAATCAAACAGTTGACGGCAAACGTCTGGCGAGTCGAACAAGGGGACTTATCCGCGCCATTCGTCGCGACGACGAATGACGAGATTGGATTACTCAATCGCCAGTTCCAACGCATGATTCAACGCATCGATCGTTTAATTAAACGGGAGTATCGACTGGCACTCGAGAATCGGACGAATGAGCTGAGGGCATTACAATCCCAACTCAATCCGCATTTCTTATTCAACGCCCTGCAATCAATCGGAACGACGACGTTACAGGGGGACCGGAAGATCGCGTACCGCTCGATCACCGGATTATCGCAAATGATGCGTTACTCGATGAATAATGAGCAGACGATCGTGACGTTAAAACAAGAAGTTGATCATCTTCAGGCGTATATTCGTTTGCAACAGCAACGTTTTCCAGAACGGTTTCGTTACATCGTTGACGTCCCGTGGCATCTCAATGACATTGAAGTGCCGAAGATGATCTTGCAACCATTCGCTGAAAATTACTTTAAACACGGCTTCCAACAACAATTAGCAGCGACAGAAAACTACCTTGCCTACAAAGTACGGACGGATGGTGGACGTCTCATCATTCAAATCGAGAATAGTGGTGCCATCCTTGAAACGGGACGACTTGAAGAAATCGATCGGAAAATGCGCATGCATCGTAGTCCGGAAGATCTCGAGACGAGCGGGATCGGTCTCCATAATATCTACGAACGTCTCTTGATTTTTTACGGGGAGGAAGCAAATATGACGCTCTCTTCTTCATCTGTAGAGGGCGGATTCAAAATCGTGATTCGGATTCCATATGAGAAGGGGGACTTGGCATGAACGTGTTGATCGTAGACGATGAACGACATGTACGGGAAGCGGTCAAACTGCTCGGAGAATGGGACAGTTGGCAGGTCTCACACATTTACGAAGCAGAACATGGGGAAGAAGCAAAACGCTTACTGGATACCGGAACGATTGATTTGATGCTGACAGATGTCGAAATGCCAGGACTCGACGGGTTAACGTTACTAGAATGGACAAAAAATCATCATCCAAAGGTCGTCACGATCGTGCTGACAGGGTATGATGATTATACGTATATGCGGCGTGCCATTTTGCATCAATCCTTTGATTATTTATTGAAGCCGGTTGATCCAGATGTACTCAATGATGCCTTGTCCCGCGCGATGGAATGTATCCATCCGGTGGTGGAATCAAGGGAAGCGATTGATCAAATCGCCAAATACATCGAAACGCATTATGCGGAAGAATTGACACTACAATTCATGAGCGAACGGTTTTACTTGAGCCGAGAGTATATATCACGACGCTTCAAACAGCGTTTTTCTGTTAACTTATCTGATTACATTCAAACGATTCGCTTGAATCGGGCGAAGGAGTTATTAAGTGAGACGGAAGCGCGCATTTACGAAATTGCACTTGAAGTTGGATATCAGGACGATAAGTATTTTCGGAAAGTGTTCAAAAAACAATTCGGTATGACACCGAATGAGTTTCGTGAATTGTTGTCGATTTAAATGACTATCGAGGAGGAATCGTACATGAGTGTACACATTAATGCAGCTGAAGGACAAATCGCCGAAACGGTCTTACTTCCAGGAGATCCGTTACGTGCCAAATACATCGCTGAGACGTTTTTAGAGGATGTCGTTCTCTACAATGAAGTTCGAGGAATGTATGGCTTCACAGGTACTTATAAAGGTAAAAAAGTTTCAGTCCAAGGAACAGGTATGGGTGTACCATCGATGTCGATCTATGCGAACGAACTCGTTCAGTCATACGGTGCGAAGAACTTGATTCGTGTCGGTACTGCCGGCGGTATCACACCAGACGTTAAAGTCCGTGACGTCGTCATCGCGATGAGTGCTTCTCATGATATGGCACAAAACCGTGTTCGTTTTAACGGTTTAGACTATGCACCGACAGCTTCTTTTGATCTGTTGCATAAAGCATATACAGCAGCAAAAGAACAAGGCATCGATGCAAAAGTCGGTCAGATTTTCACAACGGATCAGTTCTATCAAGATGATTTCCACCATTTCAAAAAATGGGCGGATTTCGGATGTCTTGCAATCGAGATGGAAGCGGCAGGTCTTTACACGCTTGCAGCGAAACATAAAGTGAATGCATTGACGATCTTGACGATTTCAGATCACCTGTTGACAGGAGAAGAAACGACATCAGAAGAGCGCCAGACGACATTCAACGACATGATGAAAGTTGCGCTTGAGACAGCGATTCAATTATAAGAAGGAAGACGGAGAAGCATCTCCGTCTTTTTTCATATCGAAAAAGAGATATGGTAAGATGAAAGCAGTATTGTAGATCAGTTAAAGGGGAGATTCTCGGATGGAAACAACGATTACAGAGACAGTGTTATCAGAACGCCTTCAGACGCAGCGCCACTTTTTCAAAACAGGTGCGACACGCAGTCTAGCCTTCCGCTTAAGTATGCTGACATTTTTACGCCAAGCGATCGAAACGCATGAAGCTGCAATTTATGAGGCATTAAAACAGGATCTCAATAAAGGACAGCATGACGCGTTCACGACTGAAATCGGATTCGTTTACGGAGAGATTCAGCGAATGGAGAGACAACTCCGTCGACTTGCACGTCCAAAGCGTGTGGCAACCCCTCTCTTGCACATCGGATCGAAAAGTGAAATTCAGTACGAGCCATACGGTAACGTTCTCGTCATCGCACCGTGGAACTATCCTTTCCAATTAGCACTTGCTCCCGTCATTGGTGCGATTGCTGCCGGGAACACGGTTGTCCTTAAACCATCCGAGCTGACACCGAACGTTTCTCGTGTATTACGAGAAGTCTTTGAAACAGCTTTTCACGAACGTTTCGGCATCGTCATTGAAGGAGACGCTGAAGTGAGTAGCGCCTTATTAAACGAACGTTTCGACTATATCTTCTTTACGGGCTCAACACGTGTCGGAAAAATCGTGCATCAGGCAGCGGCGAAACATTTGACGCCGGTCACATTAGAACTGGGTGGAAAATCACCGACGATCGTGCATAAGGATGCAGTTCTTCGTCTAGCTGCGAAGCGGATTGCATGGGGAAAATGGTTGAACGCCGGGCAGACATGTATTGCTCCGGATTACGTATTGATTCACGAAGATGTTAAAGAACGCTTCTTACAATTGATTGAAGAAGAAGCCTTCAAACAGTACGGGAACGGTGTTGGTGTTTCTTCGTATGTCAAAATCGTATCAGACGACCATTTGAATCGTCTAAGTAGTTATTTGACGCAAGGTACGATTGAATTTGGAGGACAAGTAGATCCAGAATCCCGCAAGATGGCGCCGACTGTCATGACGGATGTAGCGACGGATGCTCCATTGATGCAAGACGAAATCTTTGGACCGATTCTACCGGTACTCACATATCGTGAAATCGAGGAAGTCATCACGTTCGTCAATGATCGTGATAAGCCGCTTGCTCTCTATTTATTCACAGAAAATAAAGCCGTCGAACACCGTATCCTTGAACGGATTTCGTTCGGGGGTGGATGTGTCAACGATACACTGATGCACGTCGCGCAACACCACTTACCATTTGGTGGAGTCGGAGCGAGTGGGATGGGTGGATATCACGGGAAATACAGCTTCGAGACGTTCAGCCATCGAAAAGGAATTGTCAAAAACACGACAGCGTTCGATCTACCGTTCCGCTACATGCGAACAAATACCAATTCCAAATGGATGCGCTTTTTGTTATGATGAGCTGTGATTAATTGACTTAAGAAGGAGCTCTTCTCTTGAAAGATCAAGTAAAACAGTGGATTAAACGAACAGGTTTCATTGAATATGGTCTACGGACCGTCATGAAAGTTTTTACGTGGTTGCCACAAAAACGCAAACGAGTCCTTTTCGAGAGTTTTCTCGGAAAACAATATAGCGACAGTCCGCGAGCGATCTACGAATTGATGCGCTCGATGCATCCAGAATGTGAGTTGATTTTTAGTAAGCAACGAGGCGTTACGTTTCCACCAGACGTCAAGACGGTAGATCGGTTGACATTCCGTTGGATTTATTTGCTTGCGACGTCACGAGTCTGGGTATCGAATAGTCGATTACCAGGTTGGTTGATCAAACCGAAAAAAACGTATTATTTACAAACATGGCACGGCACACCGCTTAAAAAACTTGCGCTTGATATGGATGATGTCCAAATGGCGAATACGACGACAGAACGATATAAGCAAGGATTCAAGCAAGAAGCGGCAAAGTGGTCTAGCTTAGTTTCGCCTAATGCGTACTCTAGTTCAATCTTTCGACAGGCATTTGCATTCGAAGGTGAGATGCTAGAAATTGGATATCCTCGAAATGATATATTTTATCAAGAGGCACGGCATGCTAAAATCAAAGAAACGGTTTATCGCCACTATGAGATTAATCCTTCGAAAAAAGTCTTGTTGTATGCACCCACTTGGCGAGATAATGCGTTCGAAGGTCAAGGAAGATATTCATTTGAGCTGCCCTTTTCGTTAGAGGAATTTGAAAAGCGATTTGGGGATGAATATGTCCTGCTTGTCCGAATGCATTATTTAGTCGGAAGTCGTCTCGATGTCACTGCTTATCCATCCGTTCGAAATACATCGGACTACCCGGATATCGCAGAGTTGTATATGGCGTCAGACGCTTTGATCACGGATTATTCTTCTGTCATGTTTGACTTTGCGCACTTATCGCGTCCGATTTTATTCTATACGTATGATTTAGAACATTATCGTGATCAGTTGCGCGGATTTTACTTCGATTTTGAACAGGAGGCACCGGGACCATTACTATCGACGGAGACAGCACTATTTGCAGAACTCGATCAGTTGGATGATTGGCACACACGTTATGCGTCAGCATTCCGAGCGTTCCAAGAGACGTATTGTCAATGGGATGATGGGCAGGCTTCAGAACGGGCGATGAAGACGATTATAATGAGAATTTACGGATAAAAGGGAGAGCAAAATCATGAAGAAGGTAATTACGTACGGAACATTTGATTTATTGCATTGGGGTCATATCAATATCTTAAAACGCGCAAAAGAGATGGGCGACTATCTCATCGTCGCGATTTCAACAGACGAATTCAATCGTTTGAAACATAAACAGTCTTACCATAACTTCGAAAATCGGAAGATGATTTTAGAAGCTATCCGTTATGTCGATGAAGTCATTCCAGAGAACAGCTGGGATCAAAAAGTAGAAGATGTGAAGAAGCATGACGTCGACCTCTTCGTTATGGGTGACGATTGGAAAGGCGAGTTCGACTTCTTGAAAGAGCATTGCGAAGTTGTTTATCTTAGCCGGACTGAGGGTATCTCTACAAGTCAGATTAAAACGGAATTAGCTTCGAAGTGATTGAAGAGGAGACCACACGATCGACGTGCGGTCTTTCTTCGTAGAAGGGCAGGATGAAAGTGGTTAGAGAAGGAATCGTATGGATCTATCTGTTGTTATTTCGAATTTGTTATGGTGTCTTTCGGTGGTTGCCGCTTCGACCGGTCACTCTGTTTTGGATGACGTATGGTGATAATGCAAAACCTGTAAATGATCGTTTGACACATACTTTGCCAAATGAGAAGCGGTATCTTGTGTATGATCACCAGTTCATGAAACAACCGGATTTGTGGAGGGCAGATCGGATGCTTCGCTTTCGTCGTTTACGGTTCGTCCGGCTTGCGTATTTACTTGCAACTTCCCGGACGGTGTTCGTCGATAATTATGTCGCAGAATTCAGTGTCGCAAAAACGCGACGAGGAACACGACGTATCCAACTATGGCACGCGGCCGGAACATTAAAGCAGTTTGGACTGACTTCCTCAAAAAGTTTGTTCGTATCGGAACGGATACGCAATCGATTTCGACGAGTGTATCAGGAATATGGTGATTTCATCGTACCAGGGATGCGCTGTGCGACACAGTTCATGGCACCACACGATTTAAAACGTTCCCATTTTAAGTCGTTCGGCATGCCACGAACGGACTATTGGTTTGATGAGGAGCAACGAAAGCAGAAGATACTGGAATTAAGAAAACAATACGGAAAGACTGACCGCCGTATTTTATTGTATGCACCGACATACCGAGAATATAAAGGGATGGAAGATCATACGATTCAACAATTCGAACAACTCGCAAAAGCGGGGTGGACGATTCTCGTCAAATTACATCCGACGATTCGAGCGCTTTCTACCTATCGTTCTACGCATATTCATCTGTTAGACGATACGTATCAAATCAATGATTACTTGCTGATCACGGATGTTCTCGTAACCGATTATTCTTCAATTCCATTCGAAAGCTGTCTCCTCAAGATTCCAGCGTTCTTATATACACCGGACATCGACACATACCGCCAACTACCAGGACTCGTCGATCAGTATCCGAAGCCGTTACCTGTCCGACAGACAGAACGGATGGAGCAGCTGATGGAGTGGATCATGTCTGATACGGTACTTGAAGAATGTCGTCAGCACATGCAGGATTTCCAAACGAACTGGTATGATCAGACACCGGGTCAAGCAGTCAGTCGAATTGTTCATCATTACTATGGTGTAGATTAATGA
This window of the Exiguobacterium acetylicum genome carries:
- a CDS encoding aldehyde dehydrogenase, which codes for METTITETVLSERLQTQRHFFKTGATRSLAFRLSMLTFLRQAIETHEAAIYEALKQDLNKGQHDAFTTEIGFVYGEIQRMERQLRRLARPKRVATPLLHIGSKSEIQYEPYGNVLVIAPWNYPFQLALAPVIGAIAAGNTVVLKPSELTPNVSRVLREVFETAFHERFGIVIEGDAEVSSALLNERFDYIFFTGSTRVGKIVHQAAAKHLTPVTLELGGKSPTIVHKDAVLRLAAKRIAWGKWLNAGQTCIAPDYVLIHEDVKERFLQLIEEEAFKQYGNGVGVSSYVKIVSDDHLNRLSSYLTQGTIEFGGQVDPESRKMAPTVMTDVATDAPLMQDEIFGPILPVLTYREIEEVITFVNDRDKPLALYLFTENKAVEHRILERISFGGGCVNDTLMHVAQHHLPFGGVGASGMGGYHGKYSFETFSHRKGIVKNTTAFDLPFRYMRTNTNSKWMRFLL
- the tagD gene encoding glycerol-3-phosphate cytidylyltransferase, producing MKKVITYGTFDLLHWGHINILKRAKEMGDYLIVAISTDEFNRLKHKQSYHNFENRKMILEAIRYVDEVIPENSWDQKVEDVKKHDVDLFVMGDDWKGEFDFLKEHCEVVYLSRTEGISTSQIKTELASK
- a CDS encoding sensor histidine kinase, whose product is MKSIRTRLIRLVVLAILIPTALATSISYLYVRHQNIEQAERSSLNVLTRGNTQVTHYIEDIRRLSTSLYANRSLMNIMRVGADQELDESDGVVSRAMLGLFLSRQDIEQLHFVILNGYSEYSVYNMKTTSRGTFDWMQETDYFRLMKQKSGWLIDEAHTIEPYNVHTMILDEKQVVSFRYRIDRVETDEPLGFLSVDIPVRVFEQQLKLFENDPEESLWLMTEQRVLAQTGAEMELPVDQFTGQSGSLRVGKSFIVYSKTMTNGVPLTLVKRIPYASVIQGANETALILVLIGLVSLFVMIIAASLVAMQITKPIKQLTANVWRVEQGDLSAPFVATTNDEIGLLNRQFQRMIQRIDRLIKREYRLALENRTNELRALQSQLNPHFLFNALQSIGTTTLQGDRKIAYRSITGLSQMMRYSMNNEQTIVTLKQEVDHLQAYIRLQQQRFPERFRYIVDVPWHLNDIEVPKMILQPFAENYFKHGFQQQLAATENYLAYKVRTDGGRLIIQIENSGAILETGRLEEIDRKMRMHRSPEDLETSGIGLHNIYERLLIFYGEEANMTLSSSSVEGGFKIVIRIPYEKGDLA
- a CDS encoding ABC transporter substrate-binding protein, which encodes MRKRRWAALPVVTTAMVVALAACGGGTLNSDDSKDSGSKDGKTLNVFQFKAEIAKDMEKMAKAYEKETGTKVVVQTVGGGSDYGAALKSQFASGNEPDVFNNGGFTEAKTWQDKLEDLSDEKWVSDLTDLSKEPMTIDGKLYGMPMNLEGYGFIYNKDIFKKAGITELPKTLTELTEASKKLKADGVTPFSIGYGEWWILGNHLLNIPVAQQDDPDQFIADLNSGKGKFEDNKQFKDFMNLFDLTIEYGNKNPLTTDYNTQVSQFAEGKTAMLQQGNWAQQLITDVNPDINMGFIPMPINDDKEKMDRLPVGVPNNWVVNKNSKNKAEAKKFLEWMAMSDTGKDYMVNKFKFIPAFKSIEAKDLGPLADDIQAYSKDGKTISWNWFKYPDGAVNEFGAIMQAYVGKQKTADEMLQDFTKTWDKMKK
- a CDS encoding CDP-glycerol glycerophosphotransferase family protein, whose product is MKVVREGIVWIYLLLFRICYGVFRWLPLRPVTLFWMTYGDNAKPVNDRLTHTLPNEKRYLVYDHQFMKQPDLWRADRMLRFRRLRFVRLAYLLATSRTVFVDNYVAEFSVAKTRRGTRRIQLWHAAGTLKQFGLTSSKSLFVSERIRNRFRRVYQEYGDFIVPGMRCATQFMAPHDLKRSHFKSFGMPRTDYWFDEEQRKQKILELRKQYGKTDRRILLYAPTYREYKGMEDHTIQQFEQLAKAGWTILVKLHPTIRALSTYRSTHIHLLDDTYQINDYLLITDVLVTDYSSIPFESCLLKIPAFLYTPDIDTYRQLPGLVDQYPKPLPVRQTERMEQLMEWIMSDTVLEECRQHMQDFQTNWYDQTPGQAVSRIVHHYYGVD
- the deoD gene encoding purine-nucleoside phosphorylase, encoding MSVHINAAEGQIAETVLLPGDPLRAKYIAETFLEDVVLYNEVRGMYGFTGTYKGKKVSVQGTGMGVPSMSIYANELVQSYGAKNLIRVGTAGGITPDVKVRDVVIAMSASHDMAQNRVRFNGLDYAPTASFDLLHKAYTAAKEQGIDAKVGQIFTTDQFYQDDFHHFKKWADFGCLAIEMEAAGLYTLAAKHKVNALTILTISDHLLTGEETTSEERQTTFNDMMKVALETAIQL
- a CDS encoding NCS2 family permease — encoded protein: MFKLAAHQTTVKREIQAGFVTFITMAYILLVNPTILADAGIPQAQAFSATIIATLIGTLLMGLYANLPIAVAPGMGLNAYFTYTLVVGEKIPYQTALSVVFVAGVIFLLLSLSPIRTKLIEIIPMTLKLAITGGIGLFIASLGLKMSGILVASEDTLVTIGALTSPEALITLIGLLVAAILTIKRVPGAILYAMVLSGLIAFLTGELKFSDSFVALPTLPEGLIITNPFNAIQDVFQYGLFSGVLSFVLVTMFDTTGTMVAVGEQAGLIEEDGSLKNSERALLSDSTAMVAGSLFGTSPTTAYVESAAGVAAGGRTGLTSVTVGILFALSAVFGPFVQSISSVPAITAPALILVGVFMIQNIKQIPWDDFSEAFTAFLVILIMPLSGSIATGIAFGFIVYPIMKAIQKERVHPLIYVFALLFFIQLFFL
- a CDS encoding potassium/proton antiporter, which encodes MPLQLTILLIGILLFAAVWTTKLSSRLNIPALLIFIALGMIAGSDITGFIRFDDAELAQLLGTVALIIILFEGGLQTAWKEVRHELAPSLSLATFGVFIATSIVAVASHYILGFSWANAFLLGAIVGSTDAAAIFSVLSGQPIRRKVGSTLEVESGTNDPMAVFLTVLFLEFVTNPEEASLLSGLGSLVWEMTMGLLIGLFIGWAASTLINRIDLSSSSFYPILLMSFAFLSFGLADTFHASGFLAVYVTAIYISNHELVYRQTLVRFTMSMAHLAQIGMFIVLGLLVFPKQLLDVQVILSSIALALILIFIARPLSVWVSLLPFRYSWQEKVFISFAGLKGAVPIILATYPLVADIENASMIFNIVFFTVLLSTLIQGSMLTFLAERLRLNETQTSAIHTVIEFMSIGKPNAEIIELTLPMSHPFIGTTISEIDLPQEFLITAIIRDDQIITPRGDTALEGNDQLLLLTPKHRIKTLKRFLFPPA
- a CDS encoding response regulator transcription factor, which translates into the protein MNVLIVDDERHVREAVKLLGEWDSWQVSHIYEAEHGEEAKRLLDTGTIDLMLTDVEMPGLDGLTLLEWTKNHHPKVVTIVLTGYDDYTYMRRAILHQSFDYLLKPVDPDVLNDALSRAMECIHPVVESREAIDQIAKYIETHYAEELTLQFMSERFYLSREYISRRFKQRFSVNLSDYIQTIRLNRAKELLSETEARIYEIALEVGYQDDKYFRKVFKKQFGMTPNEFRELLSI
- a CDS encoding CDP-glycerol glycerophosphotransferase family protein; the protein is MKDQVKQWIKRTGFIEYGLRTVMKVFTWLPQKRKRVLFESFLGKQYSDSPRAIYELMRSMHPECELIFSKQRGVTFPPDVKTVDRLTFRWIYLLATSRVWVSNSRLPGWLIKPKKTYYLQTWHGTPLKKLALDMDDVQMANTTTERYKQGFKQEAAKWSSLVSPNAYSSSIFRQAFAFEGEMLEIGYPRNDIFYQEARHAKIKETVYRHYEINPSKKVLLYAPTWRDNAFEGQGRYSFELPFSLEEFEKRFGDEYVLLVRMHYLVGSRLDVTAYPSVRNTSDYPDIAELYMASDALITDYSSVMFDFAHLSRPILFYTYDLEHYRDQLRGFYFDFEQEAPGPLLSTETALFAELDQLDDWHTRYASAFRAFQETYCQWDDGQASERAMKTIIMRIYG